One window of the Dendropsophus ebraccatus isolate aDenEbr1 chromosome 12, aDenEbr1.pat, whole genome shotgun sequence genome contains the following:
- the NKAPD1 gene encoding uncharacterized protein NKAPD1 isoform X1 — protein MSRVPLGKVLLRNVIRHTDAHNKIQEESEMWKIRELEKQTEATGTKRRRVSPDLNRWDHNGYKELYPEEFNDNRSRMRSDGFDAEGSQESARKESAAAAEITLRQSALSVRALNKKYYECESSIPDRWGHSGYKELYPDEFDTDSDVEERRGKKTTNGEDKSRRKDQKEQESHKRKRSKKTHKKKQKKRSHKKLKKRKKEQEESTESSSESDSSDHVEKKPKKSKRKKKTRKKTSKKQPSSSGQDSDTSSNEMSSTEDHDAEEHKERWTEKSSRKHHRRSKTKKDSETEARKSRRTNWKVAKDESSESSDDD, from the exons ATGTCCCGTGTCCCTCTTGGAAAAGTTTTGCTAAGAAATGTTATTCGACACACAGATGCTCATAACAAG ATCCAAGAAGAATCTGAAATGTGGAAGATTCGGGAACTTGAGAAGCAAACAGAAGCTACTGGGACAAAACGGAGACGCGTGTCACCAGATCTTAACAG ATGGGATCACAATGGTTATAAGGAGCTGTATCCTGAAGAGTTTAATGATAACAG GAGCCGGATGAGATCTGATGGCTTTGATGCTGAAGGAAGCCAAGAAAGTGCCCGAAAGGaatctgcagcagcagcagaaattACTCTAAGACAAAGTGCACTGAGCGTGCGGGCATTGAACAAGAAGTACTACGAGTGTGAGTCTAGCATTCCAGACAG GTGGGGTCATAGCGGTTATAAGGAGCTGTATCCTGATGAATTTGACACAGACAG TGAtgtggaagaaaggagaggcaaaAAAACAACCAATGGAGAAGATAAATCTAGACGCAAAGACCAGAAGGAGCAGGAATCCCATAAACGCAAACGGTCAAAGAAAACCCACAAGAAAAAGCAGAAGAAGCGTTCACATAAAAAgctgaaaaagaggaaaaaagagcAGGAAGAGAGCACAGAATCCTCAAGTGAAAGCGATAGCTCAGACCATGTAGAAAAGAAACCAAAGAAGTCCAAGCGGAAGAAGAAGACTCGGAAAAAGACTTCAAAAAAGCAGCCATCTTCATCTGGACAGGATAGCGACACCTCAAGCAATGAGATGAGCAGCACTGAAGATCACGATGCAGAGGAACATAAAGAACGATGGACTGAGAAATCCAGCAGGAAACATCACCGAAGATCGAAAACTAAAAAAGACTCTGAGACAGAAGCCAGGAAAAGCAGGAGGACCAACTGGAAAGTGGCCAAAGACGAGAGCTCAGAAAGTTCTGATGACGACTAG
- the NKAPD1 gene encoding uncharacterized protein NKAPD1 isoform X2 yields MPPYRIQEESEMWKIRELEKQTEATGTKRRRVSPDLNRWDHNGYKELYPEEFNDNRSRMRSDGFDAEGSQESARKESAAAAEITLRQSALSVRALNKKYYECESSIPDRWGHSGYKELYPDEFDTDSDVEERRGKKTTNGEDKSRRKDQKEQESHKRKRSKKTHKKKQKKRSHKKLKKRKKEQEESTESSSESDSSDHVEKKPKKSKRKKKTRKKTSKKQPSSSGQDSDTSSNEMSSTEDHDAEEHKERWTEKSSRKHHRRSKTKKDSETEARKSRRTNWKVAKDESSESSDDD; encoded by the exons ATGCCACCATACAGG ATCCAAGAAGAATCTGAAATGTGGAAGATTCGGGAACTTGAGAAGCAAACAGAAGCTACTGGGACAAAACGGAGACGCGTGTCACCAGATCTTAACAG ATGGGATCACAATGGTTATAAGGAGCTGTATCCTGAAGAGTTTAATGATAACAG GAGCCGGATGAGATCTGATGGCTTTGATGCTGAAGGAAGCCAAGAAAGTGCCCGAAAGGaatctgcagcagcagcagaaattACTCTAAGACAAAGTGCACTGAGCGTGCGGGCATTGAACAAGAAGTACTACGAGTGTGAGTCTAGCATTCCAGACAG GTGGGGTCATAGCGGTTATAAGGAGCTGTATCCTGATGAATTTGACACAGACAG TGAtgtggaagaaaggagaggcaaaAAAACAACCAATGGAGAAGATAAATCTAGACGCAAAGACCAGAAGGAGCAGGAATCCCATAAACGCAAACGGTCAAAGAAAACCCACAAGAAAAAGCAGAAGAAGCGTTCACATAAAAAgctgaaaaagaggaaaaaagagcAGGAAGAGAGCACAGAATCCTCAAGTGAAAGCGATAGCTCAGACCATGTAGAAAAGAAACCAAAGAAGTCCAAGCGGAAGAAGAAGACTCGGAAAAAGACTTCAAAAAAGCAGCCATCTTCATCTGGACAGGATAGCGACACCTCAAGCAATGAGATGAGCAGCACTGAAGATCACGATGCAGAGGAACATAAAGAACGATGGACTGAGAAATCCAGCAGGAAACATCACCGAAGATCGAAAACTAAAAAAGACTCTGAGACAGAAGCCAGGAAAAGCAGGAGGACCAACTGGAAAGTGGCCAAAGACGAGAGCTCAGAAAGTTCTGATGACGACTAG